The Candidatus Hydrogenedentota bacterium DNA segment GAGAATTCACCCCTTCCTCGGATATGTGGAAGCTTTCCGCCAGGCACACACCTGGTGTCTCCGAATATCTGTTGACCCCGTTTTCGCAACCCGATAGAATCACCCCTGTGTAAGCTTCCAATACGGCGCTGATTTTTTCCGCTGGCAGCGCAAGGAGATTCAGGCGTGAAGAAGTTCCTCACTTTTGCTCTTATCTGCACCGTGACCGGCTGCGGGACCGGCGGGGGCAGCGTTATCGAGAAGGTCAAGTACGATTTCGGGATCGGGGAAAAACCCGAAGGCTACGTGTCTACCGCGGACATTGTCATGGGCCGGCTCAGTTCCGTCGGTCAGACCGAGCTCAAGCGCATGAATCGCGAAGGACGCCACGGCGAAATACAATTCCAGGACGAGGGCGGCCTCAAAGGAAAATACTTCAAGCGCGTCAAAGTCTACGAAGACGCGGTTCCGCTCGAGGCGGGCGCCGTATCGCGCGGCGCCACGGATGACCGGGGATACCTCGGATATATCGAGTATACCTATCAGATGTACGAAAGCGCGCGCAAGAACACCCGTGCCGAAGCCGAGGCCGAATCCGCCACGGTCCGCACTGGCGAGACGGGACGTGAGGTCTACCGGTACCGGTTCGGCGCAACCGGCGTGTGGGACGGGGGAGAGGGCGAACGCTCCAGACGCTGACCTCCGGCACTTACTTGCTTCGCCGCGGAGTCAGTCTGCTCCCATGGCGGGTTCTGTTCCGATGTTGCCGTATGACTCGTTTCGCGAGGCAGGCAGGACGCGCTAAGATTGCCGCAGTTCCTCGAGCACCTTCACCTTCGCCTCGATCAGGTCCGGATGGGTCAGATTCAGCAGCCGCCCGAGCTTGTGCGCAATGTAGTCCTCATGGGCGCTCAACGACCGGTCCGCATAGATCACGCGCCACACCTCGCCGATGATCTCCTTTTTCTCCGCGAGAGTGCAGGTTTCATTGATCTCGTTCGTAAACTTCCAGATGTCGAAACTCTGCGCGCGGCGCGTGTTCGCGGCTTCAATCAATTCCTCGGCCTGCTCCTGCGACAGCGAAA contains these protein-coding regions:
- a CDS encoding TerB family tellurite resistance protein, whose amino-acid sequence is MLGRILDVFSGKKDVPEITKQERIESATCVLLLEVAGADNEFLPEECEYIIKTLCARFSLSQEQAEELIEAANTRRAQSFDIWKFTNEINETCTLAEKKEIIGEVWRVIYADRSLSAHEDYIAHKLGRLLNLTHPDLIEAKVKVLEELRQS